One window of the Triticum dicoccoides isolate Atlit2015 ecotype Zavitan chromosome 3B, WEW_v2.0, whole genome shotgun sequence genome contains the following:
- the LOC119280952 gene encoding protein IQ-DOMAIN 14-like, with product MGKAARWLRGLLGGGGKKEQGKEQRRPATAPHGDRKRWSFCKSTRDSAEAEAAAAAAALSGNAAIARAAEAAWLKSLYNETEREQSKHAIAVAAATAAAADAAMAAAQAAVEVVRLTSKGPTSTVLADAVAEPHGRASAAVKIQTAFRGFLAKKALRALKGLVKLQALVRGYLVRKQAAATLQSMQALVRAQACIRAARSRAAALPTNLRVHPTPVRPRYSLQERYSTTEDSRSDHRVAPYYSRRLSASVESSSSYGYDRSPKIVEMDTGRPKSRSSSLRTTSPGASEECYAHSVSSPLMPCRAPPRIAAPTARHFPEYEWCEKARPATAQSTPRYTSYAPVTPTKSVCGGYTYSNSPSTLNCPSYMSSTQSSVAKVRSQSAPKQRPEEGAVRKRVPLSEVIILQEARASLGGGGGTQRSCNRPAQEEAFSFKKAVVSRFDRSSEAAERERDRDRDLFLQKGW from the exons ATGGGCAAGGCGGCGAGGTGGCTGCGTGGCTTGCTGGGCGGCGGCGGCAAGAAGGAGCAGGGGAAGGAGCAGAGGCGCCCGGCTACGGCGCCGCACGGGGACAGGAAGCGCTGGAGCTTCTGCAAGTCCACCAGGGACTCggcagaggcggaggcggcggccgcggccgcggcgcTCAGCGGCAACGCGGCGATCGCGCGCGCGGCCGAGGCGGCATGGCTCAAGTCCTTGTACAACGAGACCGAGCGCGAGCAGAGCAAGcacgccatcgccgtcgccgcggccaccgcggcggcggcggacgcggctATGGCTGCCGCACAGGCAGCCGTGGAGGTCGTGCGGCTCACCAGCAAAGGGCCGACGTCGACGGTGCTCGCCGACGCCGTCGCGGAGCCCCACGGCCGTGCCTCCGCCGCGGTCAAGATCCAGACGGCGTTCCGTGGCTTCCTG GCCAAGAAGGCTCTGCGCGCGCTCAAGGGGCTGGTGAAGCTGCAGGCGCTGGTGCGCGGCTACCTGGTGCGGAAGCAGGCGGCGGCCACGCTGCAGAGCATGCAGGCGCTCGTCCGCGCGCAGGCCTGCATCCGCGCTGCCCGCTCGCGCGCCGCGGCGCTCCCGACGAACCTTCGCGTCCACCCCACTCCTGTCCGGCCGCGCTACTCGTTG CAAGAGCGGTACAGCACCACGGAGGATTCCCGGAGCGACCACCGCGTGGCGCCGTACTACAGCCGCCGGCTGTCGGCGAGCGTGGAGTCGTCGTCGTCCTACGGCTACGACCGGAGCCCCAAGATCGTGGAGATGGACACCGGCCGGCCCAAGTCGCGCTCCTCCTCGCTCCGGACGACCTCCCCCGGCGCCAGCGAGGAGTGCTACGCCCACTCGGTGTCGTCGCCGCTCATGCCGTGCCGAGCGCCCCCGCGGATCGCGGCGCCCACCGCGCGCCACTTCCCGGAGTACGAGTGGTGCGAGAAGGCCCGGCCGGCGACGGCGCAGAGCACGCCCCGGTACACGAGCTACGCGCCGGTGACGCCGACCAAGAGCGTGTGCGGCGGCTACACCTACAGCAACAGCCCGTCGACGCTCAACTGCCCCAGCTACATGTCGAGCACGCAGTCGTCCGTGGCGAAGGTGCGTTCGCAGAGCGCGCCGAAGCAGCGGCCGGAGGAGGGCGCGGTACGGAAGAGGGTGCCGCTGAGCGAGGTGATCATCCTGCAGGAGGCCCGGGCGAGCCTGGGCGGCGGCGGGGGCACGCAGAGGTCGTGCAACCGGCCGGCGCAGGAGGAGGCGTTCAGCTTCAAGAAGGCCGTCGTGAGCCGCTTCGACCGCTCGTCGGAGGCGGCCGAGAGGGAACGTGACCGGGACCGGGACTTGTTCCTGCAGAAGGGGTGGTGA